A region from the Plasmodium chabaudi chabaudi strain AS genome assembly, chromosome: 2 genome encodes:
- a CDS encoding eukaryotic translation initiation factor 2-alpha kinase 2, putative, with amino-acid sequence MLKMVDPKKGINNGNSTGVINNINGKIKDEFIFMYLIAAGGFSCVYKIKKKKSNKFYALKKIKFSANESNYEKKVLLNLREIECLRKLKNHPNIVSMNDFWLEVAQTLSKSKRKRRGTRKEQQREQRREQRRDKRREKRRQQRREKRKEQNTKTKKRRLITLSDHNKKKLKHLSCPENTLNISSITSNETTVLKKDNWSNLILLKNFKKEKYNYIFNPQIELNKYSIMCLWKFFNKMCVCKNEKKYIEILLPEQLIKIFKNFLFGRYILAIYDDCSCLNNKKNKLLIFFNNSLGNILHYLYWSYLEKNGQEKKDCLFNLFKYFSNNIIKDNTNLSTILLELEYSLTELPRFSSNELRNVTLDMRIPPNENWELSEYISNMTKMNKLEIYRNKNTLEKFIFKINCDNFGAYKFWVNFKNGIMHEGKGIYKEHRKINLNRKIIKKKNIWVKEKKEKQLKNIIRDNCLNKAINIYYEKPIPAFVCKSLTHKRPKQYMLWRKYYNNKQILRHCLNKHVNSKKHMLFSKFCSHIKTQMNKFKGEAKLEKNKIAITHAKVNYNDLEKAIASFKIQIYNQKNKNKLADRIREQHEQLSTSPNSYKLTYENAEMKNENILQCNEHSYIYGLKNDNEKDHIYNTICFLNFCIWGRGEINENKIISKKRQICQNRQSKKKYYIKRHIPKVTFLGNIIFYHYIIMLLLDIERCKYKFVSPFQYRIYRKLLKIYKKAILMLHRIETNMIFVFLLKQFDIEGIGDIVYAWLSLINLFYDDKDKCIKILSKFFGKLNKKLCYVYWGNWYVIMNWTTIVKTIFIRNVLSINREENYHWIIFVLKMINYFVSVVHVLARIDIFLIKVMIKNYTRISSAIATKSVAKNSYNNIFNNMISLYFMNYIIYHLYFENNKKNYDICTKYAILFIYCFIIQADYFDTLFNIRSLEDSEITNSLFPNYNDSYQNILLFYKKLERIIKNSDNTRICKCMCGNSIVIREGNIINRLSISRDTYFNILMNFMKMYCLDNFLHIKNRKIRLLHEPYCRMMLPFGKYEDPKMQIRDRSYYSWLFYENHRNRKKKINSSIILTGKNKSSKWKNWELRKNHKRVKKEILIKKKSRNKNKRNKKKIKETHFIYNIKKVLFKKLSNIHIETILYKQNGQCYILVFGSVIKKKNGQIKIKDTKIVRDINIIRDYRIYFYNYLEYFYKNNAHIGDNNRNFIYGHFWPYNNQNAVKQFYTNFDKIKDDHNKDIVPLYTSKMFVKQNFLKVGNVMNKKSNLCKKKTKKHKSIYNSNYWKEKKGGKLLKSNVNTIKKYKSEKIKKKELEKFFDNIVYSSENDDFKIIFENATNSNACSTVDLANKNELNTKRNHINKKLKFFKHKKKNKKNNKKLFFKSVNNANRFVAGTGKSNPIMSNNYQISNSNDVYNNLSIQKKYECSHKNWDENDLSYIYYLINERKGTLLSHRHKEIYKNLLDMRNGHILYQDNACKLEEDFRCLHDRCDSMMKTCGTNKLVKGCNKTKRKKMGKITKMKKRVQHISLESLEYKYSFKKNAENLIQNKKKIIIRKICQINKTFYFKYNKINDKKRIYFDSVLCKSERYKKRNEDINVVLLKTLKGGNNEYVLTTYLTRIYSDNMNTQFEKGRKQINSNEIIYQKTVGMYCVEGGEEVKQSNDHKMVKEKNININDIIEMGTLRTDLEDNFTNSYNKKCSILKMPSNYKKKNCSGKKERDTKRQFLIINKKSHENNIKNAYNLYKLEKNNVNSKPQTNPYYEAVVHDNEDNIFYCLYKYIHQQVYKYYTCDIDKYASNCIDKNVNKWDWNGLRRGNGNYDKIKTEMNSNSFYSCRQEHNICNNYNSVYQLQFKELGNFSKEKNFEKKKKIIKIEFRKSINNFKQPSLLCILKWDNFLKPNFIIRCDNFLHTYNIYFDFFLLLMNIFHKREGSNLYRFKNNKSILYNPYLSHQIYMVTRYFISNMHKINNKLPNNLANDMMEIYSHNRFLTVPNKCSFKSCENDNQRCKKHSSINCANLNTEEVKPSKKRRISWYEQRQRKRKGTINTINDDKQNMFCKNKDKKEEGYKKTDTKICQYSDNIPLSNIDNEKNKQNFIKNKKYKFNLYIRMEYCKDTIENYINRRTHINIKRNIEIINMIIMGLNYIHNNNIMHRDLKPSNIFISNNDIVKIGDFGLASYDYLDDQKINTAKEEEIQTDLIINKNCDNNFVCTQKKLFSNCGSGFGLENGQINDVHSTNSDCNESCISKSKKCGVQSKNRNLHGCKRTFQWWSTIDELNILCKNRRKTTKFKSSSNTIHIRKAILDEKKITNHENIRCGLSFSQNRGHNDRTKMRKCSTVKNYVTKPNKSEKLNISMNVLFSCTKTRRYFTDEDKAVETRKKISKKSGEQNGNVCGAKKKKKKNDVGAKMGRNKIASQKKKKRKEKKHPIQRRSTNSSISSAIVVKRNAYCRLEIERYLLSKSFQNCRSNKKKKYRNIETIKSKFCSASNKNFGAKWMRIYRKGLHHDDIQEKSAEQIAEQMEGCNKSVASGFSSNLKNKKESINHTLGIGTKLYSAPEQLEGNKYTKSVDIFSLGLIIIDLFVKTETNMERTQILCNARERILPDLLIKKHPNVANLCKKMLSLDYKSRPTSAQLYNKIISSGDVFSPDNCP; translated from the coding sequence ATGCTGAAGATGGTGGATCCGAAAAAAGGTATTAATAATGGGAATTCCACTGGAGtgattaataatataaatggaaaaataaaagatgaatttatatttatgtactTAATAGCTGCAGGCGGTTTTTCATGTGTTTAtaagattaaaaaaaaaaagagcaATAAATTCTatgcattaaaaaaaataaaattttcagcCAATGAATcgaattatgaaaaaaaggtattattaaatttaagaGAAATAGAATGCTtaagaaaattaaaaaatcatcCCAATATTGTCAGTATGAACGACTTTTGGCTAGAAGTTGCTCAAACCTTGTCAAAATCGAAAAGGAAAAGACGAGGAACAAGGAAAGAACAACAAAGAGAGCAACGAAGAGAACAAAGGAGAGACAAACGACGTGAAAAAAGACGACAACAACGAAGAGAAAAAAGGAAAGAACAAAATacgaaaacaaaaaagagAAGACTTATTACCTTGTCTgatcataataaaaaaaaattaaaacatttaaGCTGTCCAGAAAATACTCTAAATATTTCAAGCATAACCAGTAATGAGACCACcgtattaaaaaaggataATTGGAGcaatttaatattactaaaaaattttaaaaaggaaaaatacaattatatttttaatccCCAAATTgagttaaataaatatagtatAATGTGCTTGTGgaaatttttcaataaaatgtgtgtgtgcaaaaatgaaaaaaaatatattgaaattttattacctgaacaattaataaaaatttttaaaaactttttatttggaCGCTATATTTTGGCTATATATGATGACTGTTCATGtttaaataacaaaaaaaataaattattaattttttttaataatagttTAGGGAATATtctacattatttatactgGAGttatttggaaaaaaatggaCAAGAAAAGAAAGACTGTTTATTTAATctgtttaaatattttagtaataatattataaaggATAATACTAATTTAAGCACTATACTATTAGAATTGGAATATAGTTTAACCGAACTGCCGCGATTTTCATCAAATGAATTAAGAAATGTAACACTTGATATGCGTATTCCTCCTAATGAAAATTGGGAATTATcagaatatatatctaatatgaccaaaatgaataaactagaaatatatagaaataaaaatactttggaaaagtttatatttaaaataaattgtgATAATTTTGGTGCCTATAAATTTTGGGTTAACTTTAAAAATGGTATTATGCATGAGGGGAAAGGCATATACAAAGAAcatagaaaaattaatttaaatcgaaaaataataaaaaagaagaatatatgggtaaaagaaaaaaaagaaaaacaattgaaaaatatcataAGAGATAATTGCCTTAATAAAgcaataaacatatattacgAAAAACCTATACCTGCATTTGTTTGTAAAAGTTTAACACATAAAAGGCCAAAACAATACATGTTATGGAGAAAGtactataataataaacaaattttaagaCATTGCCTAAATAAGCATGTAAACTCAAAAAAGCATATGCTATTCAGCAAATTTTGTAGCCACATAAAGACACAAATGAACAAGTTTAAAGGAGAAGCGAAacttgaaaaaaacaaaatagcCATAACACATGCCAAAGTTAATTACAATGATCTCGAGAAAGCTATCGCTTCATTtaaaattcaaatttataatcaaaaaaataaaaataaattagcGGACCGAATAAGAGAACAGCATGAGCAATTATCCACGTCCCCCAATTCATATAAACTAACTTATGAAAATgcagaaatgaaaaatgaaaatatattacaatgTAACGAGCAtagctatatatatggacTGAAAAATGACAATGAAAAAGATCATATTTACAATACCATTTGTTTTCtcaatttttgtatttggGGTAGGGgagaaataaatgaaaacaagATAATTAGCAAGAAAAGACAAATTTGTCAAAATCGtcaaagtaaaaaaaaatactacaTTAAGAGGCATATCCCAAAAGTAACTTTTTTGGggaacataattttttatcattatattattatgcttCTTTTAGATATAGAAAGGTGTAAGTATAAGTTTGTTAGTCCTTTTCAATATAGGatttatagaaaattattaaaaatttataagaaAGCAATTTTGATGTTACATAGAATAGAGACAAATAtgatttttgtatttttattgaagCAATTTGATATAGAAGGAATTGGTGATATAGTATATGCGTGGTTGTCtcttataaatttattttacgatgataaagataaatgcataaaaattctttcaaaattttttggaaaattaaataaaaaattatgttatgTTTATTGGGGAAACTGGTACGTAATAATGAATTGGACAACTATTGTTAAGACGATATTTATAAGAAATGTTTTGAGCATAAATAGAGaagaaaattatcattggattatttttgttttaaagatgattaattattttgtcaGTGTTGTTCATGTGCTAGCAAGAATTGATATATTTCTCATTAAagttatgataaaaaattatacccGTATTTCTAGTGCTATTGCAACGAAGAGTGTAGCGAAAAATAGTTACaacaacatttttaataacatgatcagtctatattttatgaactacattatatatcatttatactttgaaaataataaaaaaaattatgatatatgtacgaaatatgcaatattgtttatatattgttttattattcaagcggattattttgatactctttttaatataaggTCTTTAGAAGATAGTGAAATTACGAATAGCTTATTCccaaattataatgattcctatcaaaatatattattattttacaaaaaattagaaaggattataaaaaatagtgatAATACTAGGATATGTAAATGCATGTGTGGAAACAGCATTGTAATAAGAGaaggaaatataataaatcgTTTATCCATTTCAAGagatacatattttaatattttgatgAACTTTATGAAAATGTATTGTCTTGATAATTTTCTTcacattaaaaatagaaaaataagATTACTTCATGAGCCTTATTGTCGAATGATGTTACCATTTGGAAAGTATGAAGACCCCAAAATGCAAATCAGAGATAGATCATATTATTCCTGGCTTTTTTATGAGAACCATAGAAacagaaaaaagaaaattaattcttctataattttaactggtaaaaataaatcgaGCAAATGGAAAAATTGGGAATTGAGAAAAAATCACAAGAGggtaaaaaaagaaattttaataaaaaaaaaaagtcgaaataaaaataaaaggaataaaaaaaagataaaagaaacacattttatttataatattaaaaaagttttgttcaaaaaattatcaaatattcatattgaaacaattttatataagcaAAATGGacaatgttatatattagtATTTGGGAGtgtaataaagaaaaaaaatgggcagatcaaaataaaggatacaaaaatagtgcgagatattaatataataagagattatagaatatatttttacaattatttagaatatttttataaaaataatgcacACATTGGTGACAACAACAGAAACTTCATATATGGGCACTTTTGGCCATACAATAATCAAAATGCAGTGAAACAATTTTACACTAATTTtgacaaaataaaagatgatCACAACAAAGATATTGTTCCATTATATACAAGTAAAATGTTTGTTAAACAGAACTTTTTGAAAGTTGGAAAtgttatgaataaaaaaagtaacttgtgtaaaaaaaaaacgaaaaagcataaaagtatatataattcaaactattggaaagaaaaaaagggAGGGAAATTATTGAAAAGCAATGTAAatactattaaaaaatataaaagtgaaaaaataaagaaaaaagaacttgaaaaattttttgataatattgtCTATTCAAGTGAAAATGACGactttaaaattatttttgaaaatgccACTAACAGTAATGCATGTAGTACCGTCGATTTGGCTAACAAAAATGAACTAAATACAAAGAGGAAtcatataaacaaaaaacttaaatttttcaaacataaaaaaaaaaacaaaaaaaataacaaaaaattattttttaaaagtgtGAATAATGCAAATCGCTTTGTTGCAGGCACTGGTAAATCGAATCCTATTATGTCTAATAATTATCAAATAAGCAATTCTAAtgatgtatataataatttgtctattcaaaaaaaatatgaatgtaGTCATAAAAATTGGGATGAAAACGATTTgtcttatatttattatctaATTAATGAACGAAAGGGAACATTGTTATCCCATAGGCATAAAgagatatataaaaatttgctTGACATGAGGAATGGGCATATACTATATCAAGATAACGCATGTAAGTTGGAAGAGGATTTTCGTTGCTTACATGATCGATGCGATAGTATGATGAAAACATGTGGAACAAACAAATTAGTTAAAGGATGcaacaaaacaaaaaggaaaaagatGGGTAAAATTaccaaaatgaaaaaacgTGTTCAACATATATCTTTAGAATCTCtggaatataaatatagttttaaaaaaaatgcagaAAATTTGATacaaaataagaaaaaaataataatccgaaaaatatgtcaaattaataaaactttctattttaaatacaacaaaataaatgacaagaaaagaatatattttgatagtGTATTGTGTAAAAGTGagagatataaaaaaagaaacgaAGACATAAATGTAGTCCTACTTAAAACATTGAAAGGAGGgaataatgaatatgtaTTAACCACCTATTTAACAAGAATATATAGTGATAATATGAATACTCAGTTTGAAAAAGGTAGAAAACAAATCAATTCGAATGagataatatatcaaaaaacaGTTGGCATGTATTGTGTTGAGGGGGGAGAGGAAGTGAAACAAAGCAATGACCATAAAATggttaaagaaaaaaatataaatataaatgatatcATAGAAATGGGTACACTTCGAACAGATTTAGAAgataattttacaaattcatataacaaaaaatgtagtattttaaaaatgccAAGTAATTATAAGAAGAAAAATTGTAgtggaaaaaaagaaagagaTACGAAAagacaatttttaataattaataaaaaaagccatgaaaataatattaaaaatgcttataatttatataaattggAGAAAAACAATGTAAATTCAAAACCACAAACGAATCCTTACTATGAAGCAGTTGTCCATGATAATgaagataatatattttattgcctgtataaatatatacaccaGCAAGTGTATAAGTATTATACTTGCGACATTGATAAATATGCTTCGAATTgcattgataaaaatgttaataagTGGGATTGGAATGGATTGAGAAGAGGAAATGGGAACTatgacaaaataaaaacagaaATGAATAGTAACTCGTTTTACAGTTGTAGACAGGAACACAACATAtgcaataattataattcagTTTATCAATTGCAATTTAAAGAATTAGGAAATTTTTCtaaggaaaaaaattttgaaaaaaaaaaaaaaataataaaaatagaatttAGGAAAAGTATcaacaattttaaacagccatcattattatgtattttaaaatgggacaattttttaaaaccaaattttatcataagatgtgataattttttacatacttataatatatattttgatttttttctcttacttatgaatatatttcataaaagAGAAGGAAGCAATCTATAtcgatttaaaaataataagtctattttatataacccTTATTTATCtcatcaaatttatatggttacaagatattttatttccaatatgcataaaataaataacaaattGCCCAATAATTTGGCCAATGATATGatggaaatatattcaCATAATAGATTCTTAACTGTACCAAATAAATGTAGTTTTAAAAGTtgtgaaaatgataatcaGAGGTGTAAAAAACATTCATCCATAAACTGTGCCAATTTAAATACAGAGGAAGTCAAACCGTCAAAAAAACGGCGTATTAGTTGGTATGAACAAAGACAAAGAAAACGAAAAGGTAcaataaatacaataaatgACGATAAGcaaaatatgttttgtaaaaacaaggataaaaaggaagagggttataaaaaaacggaCACAAAAATATGTCAATATAGTGACAACATTCCATTATCAAATATAGataacgaaaaaaataaacaaaattttataaaaaataaaaaatataaatttaatttatatatacgaATGGAATATTGCAAAGACACAATCGAAAATTACATCAATAGGAGAacacatattaatattaaaagaaacattgaaattataaatatgataattatgggtctaaattatatacataataataatattatgcatCGAGATTTAAAAccttcaaatatatttatctcaaataatgatatcGTTAAGATAGGGGATTTTGGTTTAGCTTCATATGATTATTTAGAtgatcaaaaaataaatacagcGAAAGAAGAGGAGATACAAACGgatttgataataaataaaaactgTGACAACAATTTTGTTTGCACCcaaaaaaaactattttcAAACTGTGGCTCAGGATTTGGGTTGGAAAATGGGCAAATAAATGACGTCCATAGTACTAACAGTGATTGTAATGAAAGTTGTATATCGAAATCGAAAAAATGTGGCGTTCAAAGCAAAAATAGAAACCTTCATGGTTGCAAAAGAACATTTCAGTGGTGGAGCACAATAgatgaattaaatatacTTTGTAAAAATAGGAGGAAAACAACCAAATTTAAAAGTAGCAGCAACACCATTCATATAAGAAAAGCTATTttagatgaaaaaaaaataactaaCCATGAAAACATACGTTGTGGTTTATCCTTTTCGCAAAATAGAGGGCACAATGATAGGACTAAAATGAGAAAATGTAGCACTGTAAAAAATTACGTAACCAAACCGAATAAATCTGAAAAACTGAATATTTCCATGAATGTTCTTTTTAGCTGCACGAAGACAAGACGCTATTTCACTGATGAGGATAAAGCAGTAGAAacgagaaaaaaaattagtaaaaaaaGTGGGGAACAAAATGGTAATGTTTGTggtgcaaaaaaaaaaaaaaaaaaaaatgatgtcGGAGCAAAAATGGGCAGGAATAAAATAGCTAgccaaaagaaaaaaaaaagaaaagaaaagaaacaCCCTATACAAAGACGTAGTACAAACAGCTCTATAAGTAGTGCAATAGTTGTTAAACGGAATGCTTATTGTCGATTAGAAATAGAGAGGTATCTCTTGTCTAAATCTTTTCAAAATTGCCgtagtaataaaaaaaaaaaatatagaaatatagAAACAATCAAAAGTAAATTTTGCTCGGCTTCCAATAAAAACTTTGGCGCAAAATGGATGcgtatatatagaaaaggACTACACCATGATGATATACAAGAAAAATCAGCTGAACAAATAGCGGAGCAAATGGAGGGGTGCAATAAGAGCGTAGCTAGCGGTTTTTCAagcaatttaaaaaataaaaaagaatcaATTAATCACACATTAGGAATAGGGACAAAACTTTATTCAGCACCTGAACAATTAgaaggaaataaatataccaAATCGGTAGATATTTTCTCTTTAggtttaattataattgaTTTATTTGTCAAAACAGAAACAAATATGGAAAGAACACAAATATTATGTAATGCCAGGGAAAGAATTTTACCTGacttgttaataaaaaaacatccAAATGTAGCTAAtttgtgtaaaaaaatgttatcgCTAGATTATAAATCTAGACCAACTTCAGCGCAACTGtacaacaaaataatatctaGTGGTGATGTTTTTTCGCCAGATAATTGTCCCTAG